The DNA sequence ATAGCTTTCAATTTCATAGACTTTTGATTCTGTTACAGCTTATCAATTTTAGCAGCCAAAATGAAATCATTTTCTGAAAGTCCGTTAACCGAGTGTGTCCACAATTCAATAACTACCTTCCCGTAATAGACGTGCATAACCGGGTGATGATTCTCTTTTTCTGACAATATTGCTACCTTATTTACAAAGTCGATTGTCTGTTTGTAGTTTTTGAAGTGATATTCTTTGACGATCTTTTTGTATTCGATTACATTCCAGCTTTCGTCAATCTTTTCCCGATATTCTGCAATCTGTTTCGGATCAAATGCAGGTGTACCACCTTCGCAGGGAACACATTTTTTTGTACTTAAATCCATGACGTCATAATTTTTATCGGATGTATTTCATATCCGGGTTAATAACATTCTGAATCTTCTCTCAAATAATTAACAATCAGCGGAGATACTTGTTTTCCTTTCCCATCAACCATTCTGGTTCTCATCTGTTGTTAACGGATGATTGAATCAAAATACGAATTGACATGGTACAAAAATCTATTCTCAATATAAAACCCCTGGGATTTCAATGGGAAACCTTTGATCCATTTATCTTCTGTGTTCATCATCGCGACGAATACCCCAAAGGGAATGCAGAAATGGGTCCGGCGGCATCGCTTGAAGGCCGAAACATCGGTCAGGACTTTACCAAAAAAGAGGGTTGGCGAATGTATCACGGTCAGAAAATTCCCGGGTTTCCGTATCATCCTCATCGTGGTTTTGAAACGGTTACAGTGGTAAAAGAAGGTCTGGTTGATCATACCGACTCGTTGGGTGCAGCTGGCCGTTTTGGCAAAGGAGATGTGCAGTGGATGACTGCTGGCAAAGGGGTTCAACATTCCGAGATGTTTCCGCTCATCCATCAGGATAGAGAAAATCCGATGGAACTTTTCCAGATTTGGTTAAACTTACCCAAGGCCAGCAAATTTGTTGAACCGTATTTTAAAATGTTATGGGAAGACAACATTCCGGTTTTAAAACGAACTGGCAGTAATGGGAAATCAGTTGAAATAAACGTGATTGCCGGTACAATTTATGACACAAAGGCTCCCGATCCAACACCTGATTCCTGGGCAGCCAACCCAGATCACGAAGTAGCTATTTTAACGATTAAACTCGAAGCTGGTGCTGATTGGACCTTACCCGAAACTAGTTCCGAAGCAAACCGGACACTCTATTTTTACAAGGGAAAAGGATTGCAAATTGAAGGCGAAATTATTCCAGAGTATCATTCAGTTCAGGTAAAAGCTGCCAGCGAAATTAAACTTCAGTCCGGAAATGAGGATTGTTTTTTGCTGATGTTGCAGGGAAAACCAATTAATGAGCCCGTTGTTCAATACGGACCTTTTGTTATGAATTCAAAAGCAGAAATCCAGGAAGCATATCTGGATTACCAGCAAACCCAATTCGGTGGTTGGCCGTGGCCGAAACACGAACAGGCACACGACCGCAATAAAGGAAGATTTGCCTTATATGCCGATGGTACAGAAGAATTAAAATCATAAATCAGAACTGGCTTTCTATGCCGATTTTGAACAGGTCCCCGTTAATAAGTCAAGTATTTCTTTGGTAAAAAAGCTGTAATAAATAGTTTTGCCTTGAAATTAGGGAATTGAAATCTGACGAATATATATTCAAGTTAGTTTAAGCGCTGCCGACCAAGTCGGAATGTTTACGGCTGAGGTATTCAACCCTCAACATCAGCATCAACAAAACCAGAATACAAACAATAGCCCTTACCGAATAAATGGTTGCCAATGTTCCCTTACTCGATAAAAGGGAAATTGCTGGGGTAACAGCCATGGCGATCCAAATCAGAAACGACTCGGAATTTTCGCGGGTTTTCCAGAGTCGGCTGACGACCGGGAAATAGGCAATCACCAGGATTCCCTGAGTTAAGGTATGAGTTACCACATGATTCCGGGTAACGAACCAAAACAGCAAAATAACAACTACGGCAACAAGACAACCCTTATCGAAACGACTAAAACGTGAAGTATGGTCGCCCCAAAGATAGATAGCGATGGTGACACTTAACGCAAGTACAAGGTCGGTCGTATTCAGGATATTGTCGAGCAAACTAAAATTGTCGGATTTTAAATAGGTTGCCAAACTAATTGCAACTGCAATGGTGAAAAAAATCCACATAGCCAAAGCCGGTTTAATCTTCTGCTTATAAGTGAGCCAGCAATACCAGACCGTAATAAACAAATTAAGAAGAGACACGCTTACAATGGATATCTCTCGAACCAGATTTTCAGGCATAAAAACAGTTTTAAATAAGTTGAAAACAAGTTGCAAGTATATCACATTATTCGAAATTTTAATCATTCATTTTTGAGGATTGAATAGTACCTTTGAAGTACAATTTAGAATTCCACCATCATGTCAGCTTTTATTAACGAAATAGAGATTGCCCAAATTCTGGAACGGAATCAAAATCCTGATCCTGCAAAAGTTAGTGCCGTACTGAACAAGGCCAAAGAGATGAAAGGCCTTGATTTGGAAGATGTAGCCGTACTCTCCAAAATCACCGATCCGATGCAGTTGTTCGAGCTTTTCGAAGAAGCCAATCACATTAAGGAAAAGATTTATGGCAAGCGGCTGGTCATTTTTGCCCCTTTATACATTTCCAATTTATGCGCGAACGAATGCAGCTATTGCGCCTTCAGGGCTAAAAACAAATCCATTCTTCGTCGTTCGCTTAATCAGGACGAAATCAAACGCGAAACCGAAATACTCGTCAGTCAGGGACACAAGCGCATTTTGATGGTTGCCGGCGAATCCTATCCCAAACAAGGATTTCAGTATATCATTGATTCTATTGCATCAATTTATGAGGCAAAAGTCGGGAACGGCGAAATCCGGAGGGTAAATGTCAACATCGCACCTCTCGATCTTCCTGATTTTAAACTACTGAAAGAGGCCAAAATCGGAACCTTCCAGCTTTTTCAGGAAACCTACAATCGTCAAATATACAGCGAAGTGCATACCGGTGGCAAAAAGAAAGATTACGACTACCGGGTTACTGCATTGCATCGCGCCATGGAAGCCGGTATCGACGATGTTGGAATCGGGGTGCTTTTTGGGTTGGCTGATTTCCATTTTGAATTGCTGGCCTTAATGCAACACATTCAGGAGCTTGAAAAGGTTTTTGGAGTTGGACCGCACACCATTAGCGTTCCTCGCATCGAACCAGCAACCGGATCTGACCTTTCAGCTCATCCGCCACATGCTGTTTCCGATCTCGACTTCCGGAAAATCATCGCTATTCTTCGTCTGGCTGTTCCTTATACCGGCATTATCATGTCGACCCGCGAAACTGCCCACATGCGACGCGACACTTTTGCTTTGGGTGTTTCACAGATTTCGGCCGGAAGCCGCACCAATCCAGGTGGTTACAGCGATTCTTTACACGACGACAGCGGCCAGTTCTGTCTGGGCGACCATCGTCCGCTGGACGAAGTGATTCGCGATGTGGCCGAAATGGATTACATTCCTTCGTTCTGCACAGGTTGTTACCGCCTTGGGCGCACAGGACAGGATTTTATGGACCGAGCAAAACCTGGCGACATCAAGAACCATTGTAACCCAAATGCTGTTTCTACTTTCATGGAATACCTGATGGACTATGCTTCGTACGAAACCCGCCTGATTGGTGAAAACCTGATTGAAGATGTAATCAGTTCGATGCACGGACTTGCCCGCGAAAGAGCAATCACCTTGCTCGAAAAGGTAAAAAATGGTAACCACGATATGTATTGCTAATATTGAAAATCAGAGAAATGAAGATAAAAGTCCTTTCAGTAAATACCTCAGAAAAAAAAGGAACTGTAAAAAAGCCAGTGGATACCATTCGGTTAACTGATATTGGAGTCGTTGGCGATGCTCACTCGGGCAAATGGCACCGTCAGGTTAGCCTACTGGCAAACGAAAGTATTGCTAAATTCTCGGAAGAAGCAGGCCGTAACATTAAATTCGGCGAATTTGCTGAAAACATTACTACGGAAGGCTTACTACTGCACGAATGCCGTCCGCTCGACCGTTTCCGGAATGAAAATCTGGAACTGGAAGTCACCCAGATTGGGAAAAAATGCCACGGCGATAACTGCTCCATTTTTCGCGAAGTGGGCAATTGCGTGATGCCCAAAGAAGGCATTTTTGCACGTGTTATCCACAGCGGAAACCTGAAGGCTGGCGACCAGTTGGAATACCTGCCCAAAGTGATCAACATTCAGATCATCACTTTGAGCGACAGGGCCAGCGCCGGCGAATATGCCGATAAAAGCGGTCCCCAAATCAAAAATCTGGCTGAAACTTTTTTTTCAGGAATTAAAAGACAAACTGCAGTTACAAATCATTTAATTTCTGATGATCAGGAACAACTTGCACAACTGATTGAGTTCGCCATTTCGCAGCAAGTTGATGTGGTTTTTACAACCGGTGGCACTGGAATTGGACCGCGAGACATTACACCGGAAACGGTTCGCCCGTTGCTCGATAAGGAAATTCCGGGAATCATGGAACTGATTCGGGTAAAATATGGGATGGAAAAACCTGCGGCCTTGCTGAGTCGCAGTATTGCTGGTGTTTCGGGCAAAACACTCATTTACACTTTGCCCGGAAGTGTAAAAGCTGTAACCGAATACTGCAACGAAATTCTCCCAACTATCGAACATTCATTGTATATGATTGAAGGGATTGACAGCCATTAAGAGTGTAAGAGACAAACCTAAGAACCCGAATTTACCAAAGTCTTAAACTCTTTTTTTGATTGACTTTTTTAACTTTGTAAAAAAACGAATATAAATGGGACACAATGCAATGAAATTAGAGTTGATAGAGTGGCTCACCAAACTTGAAGATAGTGAGACATTGAATTATTTGAAAATAGTAAAAGACTCAAATGAAAATGCTCAGGACTGGTGGCATGAGTTACCAGAGTCAGTCAAGAATGGTATTCACCAAGGACTTGATGATGTTACAGAAGGACGAATCGTTTCGCATAACGATGTGAAAAAGAAATATGGTCTCTAAGTTCAACCTATTTTGGACAGAGGAAGCCATTCGGGATCTGGAAAGTATATTGGATTATCTCTCACAAAAATGGAGTATAAAAGAAGTCCTCAATTTCAAAAAATCACTTTCCTCGCAGATCAAGTTGATCGAACAATTCCCGACGATTTTTCCTCTTTCAAAATATAATCCACGATTAAGAAAGGCTGTTTTGAGTAAGCAAACAATTATTTTCTATGAAATAAAAGATCATTTCATTTACATTGTTTACCTATTTAGCACCGCGCAAAATTCTGAAAATATTAAATAATGCCAATAACATGATAAACGCCATTATACTCATCAATGCCGAGCGCACCAAAATCAATTCAGTAGCAGAACAATTGGTCAGTTTGACCGGAATTACAGATGTTTACTCCGTCAGTGGACGATTCGATTTGGTTGCAGTTATCCGACTGCCTCACGCTGAAGATCTGGCTGAACTGATCACCGAGAAAGTAACCAAAGTTGAAGGGATAACCCAAACCGAGTCGATGGTAGCTTTCAAAACGCTTTCGAAAAGCGATATGGCCAGCATGTTTGAGCTAGGCAATTAGCATGAATTGGTATGAAATTGTGTAATATCCATTCATTTTCAATGGGATATTAACAAATCTATTTTTATGTAATTATTCTTTCGGGCTTATTCCACATATCAAAAATTGGTTGTATTTTGTCTTCACCTAAAACCACAATTCCGAATAAGCAATGCCTGAAGAAAAAGACATTTCATTTAAGAACCTTTATTTTAAAATCAGTTCGAAATTTGATTACCTCGAAGTTTTAATTGATGACATCAATTTTTCTGATCAAAAAACCTACATCGCTTCGGTTTCGGTCATTCTTGAATATGCATTAGCCGTTTATCCAAGATACGTTATCATCAATAAACTAAATTCAAAATTCAGGATTATTCCAGAATTATATCCGTTTACTCAAAGAAACATAATTGCTCCGCTAAAATCAAACGGGGTCAGAAAAATTATAGTCCTGACAAATGAAGGCGGACAGCGGTACGAGGAGATCGGGAAAGCAGAACCTTTCATTAAAGCATTTCAGTCAAAAGCTGAGATAATAAAATGGATTTCTGAAAATCCTTAGCATATCTGTAAACTCCGAAAGCTCAATCGGAAAACCAGAAACTGTTTCATATTTGATTCGAAGGGTATAAACAAAACTACCGATACAACTGTTTCTAATTCTTACAATTAGTCATTTAAGAAAACAGTCCAACTTCAAAATTTAAAAATTATGAAACGTAGAAATTTTATTGCCCTTGTCGGGACTTCTTTAGTCGCCGCCCCAGTTTGGTCAAACGTTTACAACTCCAAAATACCAGCACAAAAGGCTATTGATGCTACTTTTCCAGAGTTACCATATGCTTACAACGCGCTAGAGCCAGTCATTGATGCAAAAACAATGGAGATTCATTACACGAAACACCACAAAGCATATTTCAACAATTTTCTGGCAGCCATCAAAGATTCGCCCGCTGCCGAGATGAATTTAACAGACTTATTTGCTGGCATCAGCAAACAGAGCGCTGCCATCCGAAATAATGGCGGGGGATATTACAACCATAAGCTTTTCTGGGAAAATATGTCGCCAACAAAGTCGAGTCCTTCAGTTGTTTTGAAAGGCGCCATTGACAAAAGTTTTGGAACAATGGATAAATTCAAAGAAGAATTCGCCAATGCCGCAAAGAAGCACTTCGGAAGTGGATGGGCCTGGCTGGTTGCCGGAAAAGATGGCAATCTCTTCGTAAGCGACACCCTCAATCAGGATAATCCGTTGATGGATGTGGTTGATAAAAAAGGAACTCCGCTCCTTTGTCTCGACGTGTGGGAACACGCCTATTACCTTCAATATCAAAACAAAAGAGCCGAATACGTCGACAATTTCTGGGACATTGTGAACTGGGATGTCGTTAGCAAACGATACGAAAACAGATAGATTTGATTTAGCTATATTTTAGTGAGCGGGTGACTTCGAGTCACCCGCTCACTCGCTTTTATGCCAGTTCTTCACCGTTTTTTTTTTACCTTTCCAACATTAAAACAGAAGCCATGATTAAAAATGTTGTAATTATTGGGGCTGGAAATCTGGCCACTCAATTGGCTCTTTCCCTTCACGAAAAGGGAATTCTGGTGAAACAGGTTTACAGCCGAAAAACAGAAGCCGCATCGGAACTAGCTCGAAAAGTGAATGCCAGTTTTACCAATGATCTGTCTCAACTTCTTCCTGAAACTGATTTGTATATTATTGCGGTGAAAGACTCAGCCATTCAGGAAGTACTGGAAAACATTTGGTTAAGAGATGATCAACTGATTGTGCATACCGCTGGCAGCGTTCCAATGAACATTTTAGAAGGATTCAGTGCAAATTATGGCGTATTTTACCCACTCCAAACCTTTTCAAAATCCAGAAAAATCGATTTCTCAGATATTCCGATTTGCATCGAAGCCAATCATCCGTTCAACCTGTTGAAGCTGGAAAAATTGGGAAAAATGCTATCCACGTCTGTTAACCAAATTAATTCTGAGGAACGGAAAACACTTCACCTGGCTGCAGTTTTTGTCAATAACTTTGTAAATCACCTGTATGCAATTGGTGCGGATATTCTTCACGATAAAAAGCTCGATTTTGATCTTCTAAAACCTCTCATTCGGGAAACCGCTGAGAAAATTGTTTCGCTGCATCCCATTGATGCCCAAACCGGACCTGCCAAACGAAATGACCAAGACACAATCAAGACCCAATTAAAAATGCTTCAGGACAGACCGGAGTTTCAGAAAATCTATAGCTTTGCCACCGAAAGTATTTTTCGGCTTCAACAAAAACATGACCATGACCTTCTTTAAAGAAAGATTAAAAAATATTAAAGCATTCATTTTCGATGTCGATGGAGTATTATCATACGACACTTCACCTCTCGACGAAAGTGGTGACCCTGTTAGAACTGCAAATGTGAAAGATGGGTTTGCAATCCGTTATGCACTCCAAAATGGATTTCAGATGGCAATCATTACTGGCGCAAATACACAGCGGGTAAAACTTCGGTATAAAAAACTCGGAGTTGAACACATCTACCTTAACTCGTTTCAAAAAATGGAGTGCCTCGATGACTTTATCGTCAAAACAGGTGTCGCCAAAAATGAGATTTTGTATATGGGCGACGATCTGGTTGATTTCCCAATTATGAAAGAAGTTGGTATTCCGACTTGCCCGGTCGATGCGGTTCCTGAAGTCAAAGCCATTTCGATGTACATTTCGGATAAAAAGGGTGGCGAAGGCTGTGTTCGCGATGTGATTGAACAAGTGATGCGGTCGCAGCAAAAATGGTTTGGGCAGGAAATTAAAGGCATTAAAGCGGATTAAAAACAATAAGTTCGAAGTGCCTGGAATTTAACTCCGAATTTTAACCACTCCGAACTCCGAACTTTCATCATATGTTTCTTCAGAATCTTGAACAATACGAAATTATACTGGCATCAAAATCTCCGCGTCGTCAGCAGTTGCTGAGCGATTTGGGTCTGAGGTTCAGCGTTCAGTCCATGGACATTCCGGAGGTTTTTCCTGACAATTTGGGAATGACCGAGGTTTCGGTTTATCTGGCTGAGCTGAAAGCCGAGGCATTTCGTCCACAGCTAAAAAACAATCAATTGGTGATAACCGCCGACACCATTGTCTGGCTAGATGATCAGGTTCTGAACAAACCAACTGATTATGCCGATGGATTCCGGATGCTGAAGAAATTATCGGGCAAAAAGCACCAGGTCATAACCGGAGTGTGCTTATTATCCGCGGAGAAAAAAGTGTCGTTTTATGCTTTAACCGATGTCTGGTTCAAGGAATTAAGCGATGAAGAAATTTGCTATTATCTGGAGTGCTACCAACCGTACGACAAAGCCGGCGCATATGGCATTCAGGAGTGGATTGGCTATATTGGGATTTACCGACTTGAGGGTTCATTTTTCAATGTTATGGGGTTGCCGGTTCAGAGTGTTTATGAGCATTTAAAGACCTTCTGAAAACTCAAAGGGAAAATCTGATCGCCCCGGTGCTTTAAAAAAGGCAATTGCATTTGTAATAATCCAACGGATAAATAGTAACTTGCCACAAAGTCTATCAAAAAATCATTCTCATGAAATTACATCGATTGTTGATCATTCTGATCTTCATTGGATCCTTTATTCAGCTATCAGGATGCAAGCACCCCAAGCCTAAAATTGGGATTTTAATGCATGGCTATGAAAATGCGCGATGGACGAAAGACAAGGATTATTTGGTTGACAACCTGACTAAAGAAGGTGCTGATATTATGCTTGAAGTTGCTAACGGTGATCAGCAAAAACAAATTGCACAAGCCCAAACAATGATCAGCAATGGAGTTCAGGTGTTGATAGTAGTTGCAATCAGCCAGGACGAAGCAGCTAAGATCGTTGAATTGGCCCATAAAGCCAACGTAAAAGTTATAGCTTACGACCGTCTGATCAATGGATGTAAACTGGATTATTACGTTACCACAAATAGTACACATATCGGTGAACTTCAGGCCTCGTACCTTACTTCGCTAAAACCCAAAGGCAAATATGCCTTGATTTGCGGATCGAAATACGATGGCAATTCGATGAGACTTTTCCTGGGGCAAATGAATATCCTGCACCCTCTCATGGAAACCGGAGACATTCAGCTGGTTTACAGCGAATTCACCGAAGATTGGTCTTCGGCTGAGGGAGCCTTACATACCAAACATATTTTTGAACAAAATACAGATTCGATTACCGCCATTCTTGCCGGAAGCGATGCCATTGCCGATGGTGTACTGGAAGTATTGGAAGAACGCGGTTTGGAAGGGAAAATAATGGTTTCAGGACAAGATTGTGAGTTAGACAATGTGAAAGCAATCATGAATGGAACTCAAACTTGTGATATCCTAAAACCGTTGAAAGAAATGGCTTCAATTACTGCAGAACTAGCCGTCTCGCTTGCGCTTAAAAAACCTTTAAAAATGAAGTTTACCTACGAAAGTAATGGGAAGGCACTGGTGAAATCGATTTTACTTGATGCTTCAATTGTAAACCGAAATAACATTGAGAATACAGTGATTGCCTCCGGATTTCACACTTCGGCTGAGTTAAACCAATAAAACCGCAATATAATTCGCTTAAGTTTTCCACTGGTTTATGATTAAAGCACTGACCTGTATTTTCAATTGTTAATTATATTCGCGACTTAAAATAAATTCAGAAAAAATGTTCAGGAAAAACCTACTCGTTATCGGACTTGTTATGCTTTCCCTTATGCCCGCTGTGGCCAAAGAAGGCATGTGGATTCCAACCCTGCTCAATAAATACAACATCGAAGAAATGAAGCAAATGGGCTTCAAACTTACTGCCGAAGATGTCTATAGCGTCAACAAAGCAAGCATGAAAGATGCCGTTGTTCTGTTTGGAACAGGTTGTACCGGCGAATTGATTTCGGGAGATGGACTTCTGATTACCAATCATCATTGTGGGTTCGACGCGATTCAGAACCACAGTTCGCTCGAACACGATTATCTGACCAATGGATTTTGGGCAAAAAATCGCGAAGAAGAACTTCCAAATCCTGAATTAAGTGTTCGCTTTTTAAACCGTATGGAAGATGTCTCAGATCAGATTTTAGCCGGAACTGAAGGCCAGCCAAGCGATTCAGTTTCAGTAGTTATCAACCGAAACACCAAACAAGTTATAGCACAAGCTACCGAAAAAGGGAAATTTGAGGCTACGGTTCAGCCACTCTTCTACGGAAACCAATATTTCCTATACGTTTACGAAGTTTATACTGATGTGAGATTGGTCGGAGCGCCTCCATCAGCTGTCGGGAAATTCGGTGGCGATACCGACAACTGGATGTGGCCACGTCATACTGGCGATTTCTCTTACTTCCGTATTTATGCCAACAAAGAAAATCAGCCGGCCAAATATTCACCTGATAACGTTCCTTACAAGCCGAAGAAATTTTTCAAAATTTCAATCAAAGGCATTCAGCCAAACGATTTTACCCTTGTGTTTGGCTACCCGGGGAAAACCCAGGAATACTTGCCATCGCAGTCGATCCGGCAAATTATGGAGCAGGGCGATCCCGATAAAATTAAAATCCGCGATCTGAAACTTCGCCTGTTGGCAGCTGATATGAATAAAGATCCTGAAGTTCGGATTCAATATGCATCGAAATATGCCAACACCAGCAATGCCTGGAAAAAATGGCAGGGTGAAGTAAAAGGTTTGAAACGGCTGAATGCCATCGAAGCCAAGCTAAATTTCGAAAGCGAATTCAAAAATTGGGTCGAAGCCAATCCGGAACGAAAAAGTAGATACGGCCAGGTATTGCCGAGCTTCGAAAAGCTTTATGGTGAAATTGCAGGCTACACCAAAGCCAATGATTATTATTCGGAAATCGTTCTCCGCGGAACCGACATTTTTAACATTGTTTCTTTCTTTGAAGCCATTGACAAGCGCTGGCCTTCCCTGTCACCAGCCGATAAGCAAAAAATACAAAAAGCAATTCAACCTAAGCTAAACGAGTATTTCAACGAATACAACCGAGCTACCGACGAAAAAGTCTTTGCAGCTTTGTTGAGCCTTTATGCCAAAGATATGGATCAGACCCTTCTTCCTGAAGATTTTAAATCACTGATGAATAAAACAACTCAGCAAGATTTGATCAGCAAAATCTATCAGGAATCCATATTTTCAGATCAGGAAAAACTAACTAAAGTTACTTCGGCACTGAATGCCAAAAGTTTCAAAACGATCGACCAAGATCCAGTATTTAAAATTTTTAGGAGCCTGAAAAAGCAATTTGATTCGAAAGTTGAACCTTATTACACTTCGCTCCAGAAACAAATTGATGGCACAATGAAAACCTACATGGCAGGGATCATGGAAATGAATCAGGGCAAATCCTTGTGGGCCGATGCCAACAAAACGCTTCGGGTATCTTATGGAAAAGTAGAAGGCTATGAACCAATGGACGGTGTAACCTACTTCTATTACACAACTCTGGAAGGCATTATGCAAAAAGATAATCCGGCCATTTACGATTACAATGTTCCGCAGGGACTGCGCAATTTGTTCCAATATAAAGACTACGGAAGGTATGGAAAAAATGGTCAGATGAACGTTTGTTTCACGGCCTCGAACCATACCACAGGAGGAAATTCAGGCAGCCCGGTTATTGATGCCAATGGAAACCTGATTGGGGTAAATTTCGACCGTTGCTGGGAAGGAACAATGAGCGACCTGATGTTTGATCCGGAACGTTGCCGTAACATTATTCTCGACATCCGGTATGCGCTTTTCATTACGGATAAGCTGTCTGGAGCCGGTTATTTACTAAACGAAATGGTGATTGAGGAATAAAGGCCTCAATCGCACAAAACACAAATGTCTTTTCGCGGATTGATCATCAAAACGGGCAAGTTGCCAGCTTTTTTGATGATCTTTTTCTCTGGAAGTCCAATTACCAAGTCTATCAGTGAGATGGCGCTGCTTCCTGAAAAAATCAGTACATCGCCATTCAAGTCGTCTGCCTTGGCAATCGCTTCATTACAAATTCCCCAGCTTGATGTCTTTCCGGCAACCTCCTGGTGGCGGACATTCATACTGGAAAGAAATTTCTTAAAGAAATTCAGGTTTCGTACTAATTTATCAGCCTGATCCGATTCAGTTTCATGAGCATAAATCAGCTGAACCTGCGACTTGTTGAACCGACCAAAATAAGAAGCCCAGAGCGAAGTTTCCTTTGAGGCTTTGCGAAAATCAATCGGAACCAACACGTTTTTATAGCTTAAAAACCGCGGGATTTCGCCGTTTATAAAAAGAAAGGCGATACTGCTTTCCCGAAAGGCTTTTAGCGCCCAATTGATGTCCAACTGATGAAGTACAACCAAAACAGCTTCATAATCATCAACCAACTTTTGCATATTATCCAGCAACGATTTCTGGAGCAATAACCATGAAATTTCCATGTCGGGCAGGTTTCCTTTCAGGCTATTCGATGTCTGGATCAATTTCTCCTGAAGCTGACTTTTTTGAACTTTATCTTTCCAAATAGCCGTCAAACAAAGCTCCTTTCTTAAAACACCAGCCATGCGAACTCCATGAACAATGACCTCTTTCATCCGTTCCGAGAAATCGCAAATAACCACAATTTTTTGTCCTGAAGAATTTGACATGAGCTTCAACGATAGATTAAGGAAGCAAAAAATAAATCGCAACCTGAAATGCTTCAGCAAACATAACTGATTTTTGCGAACGATGAACATCCTGCAAATGCAGGCAAAAGTCAGTTCCTTCCCAGATTGCTTTTGCTAACTTTGTTTCAAAACTAAAAGCTTGTCAATGATAACAAAAGAATTGATTGCCCCGAAAAGCATTGCGGTTGTAGGCGCTTCGAATAATACGACGAAGCCGGGTGGAAAACTTTTGAAGAACTTGCTTGATAATAATTTCAAGGGCGACCTGTACGTTGTCAATCCAGGTTCGAATGATGTTCAGGGAGTAAAATCCTATCCATCAATCAACGATTTACCACTGGTTGAAATGGCAGTTTTGGCTATTCCTGCTGCTGCTTGTGTGGAAGCCGTTGAGATTTTGGCCACCCAAAAAGGCACGAAAGGATTTATCATTATTTCAGCCGGGTTTAGCGAAGAAAGCGAAGAAGGACGGATACTTGAGCAGAAAATCGTAAAAATAATTCAGGAAAATAATGCTTGTCTCATTGGTCCGAACTGCATTGGAGTCATCACATACGCACACACCAGCGTGTTCACAACTCCTATTCCCAAGCTCGAACAGATGAG is a window from the Aquipluma nitroreducens genome containing:
- a CDS encoding 4a-hydroxytetrahydrobiopterin dehydratase, encoding MDLSTKKCVPCEGGTPAFDPKQIAEYREKIDESWNVIEYKKIVKEYHFKNYKQTIDFVNKVAILSEKENHHPVMHVYYGKVVIELWTHSVNGLSENDFILAAKIDKL
- a CDS encoding pirin family protein → MVQKSILNIKPLGFQWETFDPFIFCVHHRDEYPKGNAEMGPAASLEGRNIGQDFTKKEGWRMYHGQKIPGFPYHPHRGFETVTVVKEGLVDHTDSLGAAGRFGKGDVQWMTAGKGVQHSEMFPLIHQDRENPMELFQIWLNLPKASKFVEPYFKMLWEDNIPVLKRTGSNGKSVEINVIAGTIYDTKAPDPTPDSWAANPDHEVAILTIKLEAGADWTLPETSSEANRTLYFYKGKGLQIEGEIIPEYHSVQVKAASEIKLQSGNEDCFLLMLQGKPINEPVVQYGPFVMNSKAEIQEAYLDYQQTQFGGWPWPKHEQAHDRNKGRFALYADGTEELKS
- the hydG gene encoding [FeFe] hydrogenase H-cluster radical SAM maturase HydG gives rise to the protein MSAFINEIEIAQILERNQNPDPAKVSAVLNKAKEMKGLDLEDVAVLSKITDPMQLFELFEEANHIKEKIYGKRLVIFAPLYISNLCANECSYCAFRAKNKSILRRSLNQDEIKRETEILVSQGHKRILMVAGESYPKQGFQYIIDSIASIYEAKVGNGEIRRVNVNIAPLDLPDFKLLKEAKIGTFQLFQETYNRQIYSEVHTGGKKKDYDYRVTALHRAMEAGIDDVGIGVLFGLADFHFELLALMQHIQELEKVFGVGPHTISVPRIEPATGSDLSAHPPHAVSDLDFRKIIAILRLAVPYTGIIMSTRETAHMRRDTFALGVSQISAGSRTNPGGYSDSLHDDSGQFCLGDHRPLDEVIRDVAEMDYIPSFCTGCYRLGRTGQDFMDRAKPGDIKNHCNPNAVSTFMEYLMDYASYETRLIGENLIEDVISSMHGLARERAITLLEKVKNGNHDMYC
- a CDS encoding MOSC domain-containing protein → MKIKVLSVNTSEKKGTVKKPVDTIRLTDIGVVGDAHSGKWHRQVSLLANESIAKFSEEAGRNIKFGEFAENITTEGLLLHECRPLDRFRNENLELEVTQIGKKCHGDNCSIFREVGNCVMPKEGIFARVIHSGNLKAGDQLEYLPKVINIQIITLSDRASAGEYADKSGPQIKNLAETFFSGIKRQTAVTNHLISDDQEQLAQLIEFAISQQVDVVFTTGGTGIGPRDITPETVRPLLDKEIPGIMELIRVKYGMEKPAALLSRSIAGVSGKTLIYTLPGSVKAVTEYCNEILPTIEHSLYMIEGIDSH
- a CDS encoding type II toxin-antitoxin system RelE/ParE family toxin; protein product: MVSKFNLFWTEEAIRDLESILDYLSQKWSIKEVLNFKKSLSSQIKLIEQFPTIFPLSKYNPRLRKAVLSKQTIIFYEIKDHFIYIVYLFSTAQNSENIK
- a CDS encoding Lrp/AsnC family transcriptional regulator; this translates as MINAIILINAERTKINSVAEQLVSLTGITDVYSVSGRFDLVAVIRLPHAEDLAELITEKVTKVEGITQTESMVAFKTLSKSDMASMFELGN
- a CDS encoding superoxide dismutase, with amino-acid sequence MKRRNFIALVGTSLVAAPVWSNVYNSKIPAQKAIDATFPELPYAYNALEPVIDAKTMEIHYTKHHKAYFNNFLAAIKDSPAAEMNLTDLFAGISKQSAAIRNNGGGYYNHKLFWENMSPTKSSPSVVLKGAIDKSFGTMDKFKEEFANAAKKHFGSGWAWLVAGKDGNLFVSDTLNQDNPLMDVVDKKGTPLLCLDVWEHAYYLQYQNKRAEYVDNFWDIVNWDVVSKRYENR